Sequence from the Frondihabitans peucedani genome:
CAGTGCCGTCGTGAGTCTCGCCGGCGGCATCCTGGTCGCGGTCGCCCGCCTGTCGAGGAACCCAGTGCTCTCGTCCCTGAGCTGGGTGTACGTCTGGGTGTTCCGGTCGCTGCCGCTGATCCTGGTGCTGATCTTCCTGTACAACCTGGGCAGCCTCTACCCGACCGTCGGCATCGGCGTCCCGTTCGGACCGCAGTTCCAGGTGAGGACGGTGTCGGTGCTGTCCGACCTCACCCTCGGCGTCGTCGGGCTCAGCCTCGCGCAGATCGCGTACACGTCGGAGGTCGTCCGCGCCGGGCTCCTGTCGGTCGACGCCGGGCAGCTCGAGGCGGCGAAGTCGCTCGGAATCCCGCGGGGGCGCCGGTTCCGGAGGATCCTGCTCCCCCAGGCGCTCCGCTCGATCGTGCCCGCGTTCGTCAACCAGATCGTCGGGCTGCTGCAGGCGTCGTCGCTGCTGTTCTACGTGTCGCTCCTCGACCTCTTCGGCGTCGTGCAGAACCTCGGCAGCACCTACCCGACCGACATCATCCCGCTGCTGGTCGTCGCGTCGATCTGGTACCTCGTCTTCACGAGCGTCATCGGCATCGCGCAGTTCTACATCGAGCGCTTCTACGCCCGGGGCGCCGCCCGGGAGGTGCCGCTGACGCCGTTCCAGCGGGTGCGCCGGGCGTTCCGGGTCGCGGCCTCTGGAGGGCGTCCGATGAGCGCCGCACTCGAGATCCGGGGCGCGTCGAAGTCGTTCGGCGACAGGCCCGTCCTGCGCGGGATCGACCTCGACGTCGAGCGCGGGAGCGTCACCGTGATCCTGGGCCCGTCCGGCTCCGGCAAGTCGACACTCCTCCGCGCGATCAACCACCTGGAGCCCCTCGACGAGGGCTCGGTACGGGTCGGCGGCGAGCTGGTCGGGGTGCGGGTGCGGCACCACCCGCGGCGCGGGGACCAGCTGGTCGAGCTGCCGGAGCGCGAGATCCTGCGCCAGCGCTCCCGGATCGGATTCGTGTTCCAGGCGTTCAACCTGTTCCCGCACCTGACGATCCTCGAGAACGTCACGGAGGCGCCCCTGTCGCTCGGCCGCGATGCTGCCGAGACGACGCAGAAGGCGAGGGCCCTCCTCGAGCGCGTCGGGCTCGCCGAGAAGGCCTCCGCCTACCCCCGGCAGCTCTCGGGCGGGCAGCAGCAGCGGGTGGCCATCGCCCGCGCGCTCGTCCTGGAGCCCGAGGTCGTCCTCTTCGACGAGCCGACCTCGGCGCTCGACCCCGAGCTCGTGGGCGAGGTCCTGAAGGTCATCGCCGGCCTCGCCGGGTCGGGCACCACCCTCGTCGTCGTCACGCACGAGATCGGCTTCGCCCGCGAGGTCGCCGACCGCGTCGTGTTCATCGACGAGGGCGTGATCCTCGAGCAGGGCACCCCGGCCGAGGTGCTCGACGCGCCGACGCACCCCCGCACGCGCGAGTTCCTCGGCCGCGTCCTCTGAGCCCCTCCCCAGCACCCACAGCCCCCCTTCCCTAGGAGAACCATGCCCAGAATCACCATCCGTCCCCTCCGCCGCGCAGGCACGGCACTCGTGGCCCTCGGCCTCGTCGGAGTCCTCGCCGGCTGCGCGGGAGCCTCCGCCACCGGAGCCGACGCCGACACCGGCGCGAAGGCAGGATCGACCTCGGTCACGGTCGCGAAGGCCACCAACGGGGCCGGCACCGAGACGACCGTCACCGTCCCGACAGTCGACTCGATCCGCGCCGAGCTGCCCGCCTCCGTGAAGAGCTCCGGCACCCTCACGATCGGCGTCGGCAACCTGCCAGCGGGCTTCCCGCCCCTGTCGTTCCTCGGGACCGACCAGGAGACGCAGACCGGCTCGGAGCCCGACCTCGGCCGCCTGGTGGCCGCAGTCCTCGGCCTGAAGCCCGAGGTGAAGGCGGCGACGTGGGACAACCTGTTCGTCGGCATCGACACCGGCGCGACCGACGTCGGCCTGTCGAACATTACCGACACCGAACAGCGCAAGGAGAAGTACGACTTCGCCTCCTACCGGGAGGACAATCTGGCGTTCGCCGTGAAGAGGTCGAGCACGTGGGAGTTCGACGGCGACTACGAGAACCTGGCCGGCAAGACGGTCGCCGTCAGCTCCGGGACCAACCAGGAGAAGCTGCTGCTGACCTGGCAGAAGAAGCTCGAGGCCGCCGGGAAGAAGCTGACCGTCAAGTACTACCCCGACACGAACTCGACCTACCTCGCGTTGAACTCGGGCAGGATCGACGCGCTCTTCGGACCCAACCCCGGCATCGCGTACCAGAACGCCCAGAGTGCGAAGTCGGCGAATCCGACCCGGACGGCAGGCACCTTCTCGGGCGCAGGAGAGTCTCTGCAGGGCCTCATCGCCGCCACCACCAAAAAGGGCAACGGCCTCGTGAAACCGCTCGCCGACGCGATCGACTACCTCATCGAGCACGGCCAGTACGAGAAGCTGCTGAAGGCGTACCACCTGTCGAACGAGGCCGTGACGAAGTCCGAGATCAACCCTCCCGGCCTGCCGCTCGACAACCAGTAGCCTGCGCCGCGCAACGTCTCGCGGACTGCGCACCCTGCCGCGGCGGGGTGCGGGGTCCGCGAGACGTTGCGCGGCGGCGGGCCAGTGCGGCGGCGCGCTAGCGCGCCAGCGGGTCAGGCGGCGGGCGCGTCGAACCCGGTGCTGCGGCTCGTCGACTCCCACTCGGCGCGCTCGTCGCGCATCGTGTCGAGCACGGTGCCGAAGCCCTCGAAGGCGTCGTCGCCGAGGAGGAGCATGCTCGGCGCGCGCCCGCTCTCGACGACGGCGATCATCGCCTCGGCGGCCCGGTCGGGGTCGCCGGCCTGCGTGCCGTGCGCGGTGTCGTTCTCCTTGCGGCGCTTCCCGGCGGTGTCGGCGTAGTCGGCGATCGCCTCGGCCGACTGGGTGAGCGAGCGGCCGGCGAAGTCGGTACGGAAGCCGCCCGGCTCGACCGAGAACGCAGTGATCCCTAGCGGCGCGACCTCCTTGCGGAGCGACACCGTCATCGCCTCGAGCGCGGCCTTCGTCGCCGCGTAGTAGCCCGACCCCTCGGGCGAGATGCGGGCGCCGATCGACGAGATGTTGACGATGGTGCCGGAGCGCCGACCCCGCATCGAGGGCAGGATGGCGCGGATCATGGCGACGGCGCCGAAGAAGTTCGTGTCGAACAGGGCCTGCACGTCGGCCGGGTCGCCCTCCTCGACCGCTGCGCGGTAGCCGTAGCCGGCGTTGTTCACGAGC
This genomic interval carries:
- a CDS encoding amino acid ABC transporter permease/ATP-binding protein, whose amino-acid sequence is MTNILRTRSAERADPAGAGGAPTATVPGGALAPEAAPPEDAVLAGRSVHRRVHPARWILTAVVLLLVLNAGQTLFTNPAWEWPKVGTWIVSPPVLKGLRLTLLATAISAVVSLAGGILVAVARLSRNPVLSSLSWVYVWVFRSLPLILVLIFLYNLGSLYPTVGIGVPFGPQFQVRTVSVLSDLTLGVVGLSLAQIAYTSEVVRAGLLSVDAGQLEAAKSLGIPRGRRFRRILLPQALRSIVPAFVNQIVGLLQASSLLFYVSLLDLFGVVQNLGSTYPTDIIPLLVVASIWYLVFTSVIGIAQFYIERFYARGAAREVPLTPFQRVRRAFRVAASGGRPMSAALEIRGASKSFGDRPVLRGIDLDVERGSVTVILGPSGSGKSTLLRAINHLEPLDEGSVRVGGELVGVRVRHHPRRGDQLVELPEREILRQRSRIGFVFQAFNLFPHLTILENVTEAPLSLGRDAAETTQKARALLERVGLAEKASAYPRQLSGGQQQRVAIARALVLEPEVVLFDEPTSALDPELVGEVLKVIAGLAGSGTTLVVVTHEIGFAREVADRVVFIDEGVILEQGTPAEVLDAPTHPRTREFLGRVL
- a CDS encoding transporter substrate-binding domain-containing protein, with the protein product MPRITIRPLRRAGTALVALGLVGVLAGCAGASATGADADTGAKAGSTSVTVAKATNGAGTETTVTVPTVDSIRAELPASVKSSGTLTIGVGNLPAGFPPLSFLGTDQETQTGSEPDLGRLVAAVLGLKPEVKAATWDNLFVGIDTGATDVGLSNITDTEQRKEKYDFASYREDNLAFAVKRSSTWEFDGDYENLAGKTVAVSSGTNQEKLLLTWQKKLEAAGKKLTVKYYPDTNSTYLALNSGRIDALFGPNPGIAYQNAQSAKSANPTRTAGTFSGAGESLQGLIAATTKKGNGLVKPLADAIDYLIEHGQYEKLLKAYHLSNEAVTKSEINPPGLPLDNQ
- a CDS encoding oxidoreductase, which translates into the protein MPASTWFITGCSTGLGRSLAEAVLKRGDRAVVTARDVSKVQDLESANPDTALALALDVTDPAQITRAVEAAIDRFGEVDVLVNNAGYGYRAAVEEGDPADVQALFDTNFFGAVAMIRAILPSMRGRRSGTIVNISSIGARISPEGSGYYAATKAALEAMTVSLRKEVAPLGITAFSVEPGGFRTDFAGRSLTQSAEAIADYADTAGKRRKENDTAHGTQAGDPDRAAEAMIAVVESGRAPSMLLLGDDAFEGFGTVLDTMRDERAEWESTSRSTGFDAPAA